A portion of the Collinsella aerofaciens genome contains these proteins:
- a CDS encoding putative RNA methyltransferase, which produces MLLCPVCHEPLVDDERGAACASGHRFDRAREGYLYLLRSSKSGDSMGDPKSQARSRRDFLNRGYYAPLRDAMVELVRERVSGRAASANGPMTLLDICCGEGYYTSAMGAVSGVDAYGFDLGKEMVRLAAKRGDATYFVANMKDIPVADGAFDMVTELFAPFNEREFARVLAPEGSLYTVVPGARHLFGLKEVLYDTPYLNDEKLPKTTELELVGTQRVSANITLQTQADIEAVFQMTPYYYRTRPADKERLANLDTLQTDIDFIIAEYRHS; this is translated from the coding sequence ATGTTGTTGTGTCCCGTTTGCCATGAGCCGTTGGTGGACGACGAGCGCGGTGCTGCATGCGCGAGTGGACACCGATTTGACCGTGCGCGCGAGGGCTATCTGTATCTGCTGCGTTCGTCCAAGAGCGGTGACTCCATGGGCGATCCCAAGTCGCAGGCACGTAGCCGTCGTGACTTTCTGAACCGTGGATACTACGCGCCGTTGCGCGATGCGATGGTCGAGCTGGTGCGCGAGCGGGTGTCTGGGCGTGCTGCGTCTGCGAACGGCCCCATGACCTTGCTTGACATTTGCTGTGGCGAGGGCTACTACACCAGTGCCATGGGCGCGGTTTCGGGCGTGGATGCTTACGGTTTCGACCTGGGCAAGGAGATGGTGCGTCTTGCCGCCAAGCGCGGCGATGCGACGTACTTCGTGGCCAACATGAAAGATATCCCCGTGGCTGATGGCGCCTTTGATATGGTGACCGAGCTCTTCGCTCCTTTTAACGAGCGTGAGTTTGCCCGCGTGCTGGCGCCAGAGGGCTCGCTCTATACCGTGGTGCCGGGGGCCCGTCATCTCTTTGGGCTCAAGGAGGTGCTCTACGACACGCCATATCTCAATGACGAGAAGCTGCCGAAGACTACCGAGCTCGAGTTGGTCGGAACGCAGCGGGTGTCTGCGAACATTACGCTCCAGACCCAGGCCGACATCGAGGCAGTGTTCCAGATGACGCCGTACTACTACCGCACGCGCCCCGCCGACAAAGAGCGCCTGGCAAATTTGGACACCCTTCAAACCGACATCGACTTCATCATCGCCGAGTACCGCCACAGCTAA
- a CDS encoding class I SAM-dependent methyltransferase: protein MGVVDPFSVARAAGLELTGKSEGLTLTDGTMELCADFGRMLPRLKRGRLQQELLVKAARTKGIEQPWAIDATAGFGEDSLLLAAVGFTVDLYEQDCVIAALLKDALDRAADDPALATAVARMRLHAGEDSIAGLRHTAELIEQGDLTAPDVVYLDPMFPGRTKSAAVKKKFQLLHHLEQPCADEESLVEAALAVHPRKVVIKRPVKGALLAGVKPSYQLAGKAIRYDVLVPPRP, encoded by the coding sequence ATGGGCGTCGTCGATCCCTTTTCTGTTGCTCGGGCCGCGGGGCTTGAGCTGACCGGGAAGTCCGAGGGCCTCACGCTCACCGACGGCACGATGGAGCTGTGCGCCGATTTTGGCCGCATGCTTCCGCGGCTCAAACGGGGCCGTTTGCAGCAAGAGCTACTGGTGAAGGCTGCGCGCACAAAAGGCATCGAGCAACCATGGGCGATTGATGCCACGGCAGGCTTTGGCGAGGATTCGCTACTGTTGGCGGCCGTGGGCTTTACCGTCGATCTGTATGAGCAGGATTGCGTGATCGCGGCGCTCCTCAAGGATGCCTTGGATCGCGCGGCAGATGATCCGGCGCTTGCGACAGCCGTGGCGCGCATGCGCTTGCATGCGGGCGAGGACAGCATTGCCGGCCTTCGCCATACAGCTGAGCTGATCGAGCAGGGCGATCTCACCGCTCCCGACGTGGTGTATCTGGATCCCATGTTTCCCGGGCGTACCAAGAGCGCGGCGGTTAAAAAGAAGTTCCAACTCTTGCACCATCTGGAACAGCCGTGCGCCGATGAGGAGTCGCTGGTCGAAGCCGCGCTTGCGGTGCACCCGCGCAAGGTCGTTATCAAGCGGCCGGTGAAGGGGGCATTGCTTGCTGGCGTTAAGCCGAGCTATCAACTTGCGGGCAAGGCCATTCGTTACGATGTGTTGGTGCCGCCGCGCCCGTAG
- a CDS encoding GTP-binding protein, with product MSKQAVVGILAHVDAGKTTLAEAMLFNAGRIRKRGRVDDGDSHLDTNAIERERGITIFSSQAVLDHGDTHVMLVDAPGHVDFSAEAERTLRALDYAILVVGANDGVQGHTETLWRLLARYDIPTFIFISKIDLENPGRDVLLAQLGQRLSEGCLDANELLTGGAVQEDAAALDEAALEEFLEAGELSVATLSRMVAERKLFPCFAGSALKDQGVDELLDGICALMREQAWLPEFAARVYRVSRGDRGERLAWVKVTGGTLHAKQVIGGRSGAEAWEQKVDQVRIYNGEKYELAQEVAAGGICAVTGLAHVRPGDALGAEPAGDAPVIAPVLTYTVLPGEHDVHAVFKALTELADEDPMLGVSWNTHLEQIHLQLMGAVQLEVVQRVLADRFGLSVAFESGGILYKETISQPVEGVGHFEPLRHYAEVHLRLEPLPAGSGVQFGTVTSTDELDLNWQRLALTNAMERNHLGVLTGSPITDVRITLMGGRAHAKHTEGGDYRQATYRAIRQGLMQAREAGAAVLLEPWYRFELEVPGECVGRALSDATRMGAEYEPPTMTGDRAKLVGRVPASEVQDYALEVAAYTSGRGHLYLEFAGYAACHDAERVIETAAYEPEADLPNTPDSVFCSHGAGYTVKWYDVPAAAHVKVDPSTFRPWRAADAEFFGHM from the coding sequence ATGTCGAAGCAAGCGGTCGTTGGAATCTTGGCGCATGTCGATGCCGGCAAGACCACGCTGGCCGAGGCCATGCTGTTCAACGCGGGTCGCATTCGCAAGCGCGGCCGCGTGGACGATGGCGATTCGCATCTGGATACGAACGCGATCGAGCGCGAGCGCGGCATTACGATCTTCTCGTCGCAGGCCGTGCTCGACCACGGCGATACCCACGTCATGCTCGTGGATGCACCAGGGCATGTCGATTTTTCTGCCGAGGCAGAGCGCACGCTGCGCGCGCTCGACTATGCGATTTTGGTTGTGGGCGCCAACGATGGCGTGCAGGGGCACACCGAAACCCTGTGGCGCCTGCTTGCGCGCTATGACATCCCGACGTTCATCTTTATCAGCAAGATCGATTTGGAGAATCCCGGTCGCGATGTTTTGCTGGCACAGCTGGGGCAACGTCTTTCCGAAGGCTGCCTGGATGCCAACGAGCTGCTGACGGGCGGTGCCGTTCAGGAGGATGCTGCTGCGTTGGACGAGGCGGCACTCGAGGAGTTTCTTGAAGCGGGTGAGCTTTCTGTCGCAACGCTGTCGCGCATGGTTGCCGAGCGCAAGCTCTTTCCCTGCTTTGCCGGCTCGGCGCTCAAGGACCAAGGCGTGGACGAGCTGCTGGATGGCATATGCGCGCTGATGCGTGAACAGGCGTGGCTCCCGGAGTTTGCCGCGCGCGTCTACCGCGTGAGCCGCGGGGATCGTGGCGAGCGCTTGGCTTGGGTTAAAGTGACCGGCGGCACGCTGCATGCCAAGCAGGTGATTGGCGGACGTTCCGGTGCCGAGGCATGGGAGCAGAAGGTCGATCAGGTACGCATCTATAACGGCGAGAAGTATGAGCTTGCCCAAGAAGTTGCTGCTGGCGGTATTTGTGCCGTGACGGGTCTTGCGCACGTTCGCCCGGGGGACGCCCTGGGCGCGGAGCCCGCGGGCGATGCGCCCGTCATTGCGCCGGTTCTCACCTATACGGTGCTTCCGGGCGAACACGATGTCCATGCGGTGTTCAAAGCATTGACTGAGTTGGCGGACGAGGATCCCATGCTCGGCGTAAGCTGGAATACGCATCTTGAGCAGATTCATTTGCAGTTGATGGGCGCCGTGCAGCTCGAGGTCGTGCAGCGGGTGTTGGCCGATCGCTTTGGCCTTTCGGTTGCGTTTGAGTCTGGCGGCATTCTCTATAAGGAGACTATTTCGCAGCCGGTCGAGGGCGTAGGCCACTTTGAGCCACTGCGCCACTATGCCGAGGTGCATCTACGCCTGGAGCCGTTGCCAGCGGGTTCGGGCGTGCAGTTTGGTACCGTGACCTCGACCGACGAGCTCGATCTTAACTGGCAGCGTTTGGCACTCACCAACGCCATGGAGCGCAATCACCTGGGCGTGCTGACCGGCTCGCCCATCACCGATGTGCGCATTACGCTCATGGGCGGCCGTGCGCATGCCAAACATACCGAGGGCGGCGATTATCGCCAGGCCACGTACCGCGCGATTCGCCAGGGTTTGATGCAGGCGCGCGAGGCCGGCGCGGCGGTGCTGTTGGAGCCGTGGTATCGCTTTGAGCTCGAGGTGCCGGGGGAGTGCGTGGGTCGGGCGCTCTCGGATGCCACGCGCATGGGTGCCGAGTACGAGCCGCCGACAATGACAGGCGACCGGGCGAAGCTTGTGGGTCGTGTACCGGCATCAGAGGTGCAGGATTACGCGCTGGAGGTGGCTGCCTACACGAGTGGTCGTGGGCATCTGTACCTGGAGTTCGCCGGCTATGCGGCATGCCATGATGCCGAGCGCGTAATCGAGACGGCCGCCTATGAGCCCGAGGCCGATCTGCCCAACACGCCCGACTCGGTCTTTTGCTCTCACGGCGCCGGTTACACGGTCAAATGGTACGACGTACCCGCCGCGGCACACGTAAAGGTCGATCCCAGCACCTTCCGCCCCTGGCGAGCAGCAGACGCCGAGTTTTTCGGCCACATGTGA
- a CDS encoding AAA family ATPase yields MNPNPFKPTAGKRPPMLIGRESVVEDFEEGLDNGAGAPGRLMLITGNRGCGKTVLLRELQRLANERGWAVVSDSASLGLCDRLADALRSNKPVVTSMEFGPSFGRMSVEAARAKGETLRGLVNERLKKLGPGKGILFAIDEAQSASIEELAALAVLYQQVLGDQDATGLSDSDQRGLALVFAGLPSMVDDLLEEPSVTFLRRAQQRALGAISLPKVRDSYVQTVKDAGLYVDAETADLAARKSMGHPYMVQLVGYYMWRSAVRRNSQVIERRDVEDGHADAVSEFYEAVDAPLYYGLRSPQRLFIEAMATDEGKPTRMADIIERCDRTQSWASKYRASLIRERVIEAAGYGLVRFTVPMLGEYIRDRILWHE; encoded by the coding sequence ATGAATCCAAATCCCTTTAAGCCGACGGCAGGCAAGCGGCCCCCGATGCTCATCGGTCGCGAGTCGGTCGTCGAAGATTTCGAGGAAGGGCTCGATAACGGCGCCGGAGCGCCGGGCAGGCTCATGCTCATTACGGGAAACCGCGGCTGCGGCAAGACGGTTCTCCTGCGGGAGCTGCAACGTCTAGCCAATGAGCGCGGATGGGCGGTTGTCTCCGATTCTGCTTCGCTTGGCTTGTGCGATCGCCTGGCCGACGCGCTTCGCTCGAATAAACCCGTTGTGACGTCAATGGAGTTTGGGCCGTCGTTTGGTCGGATGTCGGTCGAGGCGGCTCGGGCAAAGGGCGAGACGCTACGGGGGCTGGTCAACGAGCGCCTCAAGAAGCTCGGTCCAGGCAAGGGCATCCTGTTTGCGATTGACGAGGCGCAATCTGCGTCAATCGAGGAACTGGCGGCTCTTGCCGTTCTCTATCAGCAGGTGCTCGGAGATCAGGATGCTACGGGCCTGTCCGATAGCGACCAGCGCGGTCTTGCGCTGGTATTTGCCGGCTTGCCCAGTATGGTTGACGACCTGCTCGAAGAGCCGAGCGTGACGTTTTTGCGCCGTGCTCAGCAGCGTGCGCTGGGGGCGATTTCTTTGCCCAAGGTGCGCGATTCATATGTCCAGACGGTCAAGGACGCTGGTCTTTACGTTGATGCGGAGACGGCGGACCTTGCGGCGCGCAAGAGTATGGGGCATCCCTACATGGTCCAGCTGGTGGGATATTACATGTGGCGCTCTGCTGTCCGGCGCAACTCGCAGGTCATTGAAAGGCGCGATGTCGAGGATGGCCATGCGGATGCCGTCTCCGAGTTCTACGAAGCGGTCGATGCGCCCCTGTATTACGGGCTGCGCAGTCCACAGCGCCTTTTTATCGAGGCCATGGCTACTGACGAGGGTAAGCCGACGCGCATGGCGGATATCATTGAGCGCTGCGATCGCACTCAGAGCTGGGCGAGTAAATATCGCGCAAGCCTGATTCGCGAGCGCGTCATCGAGGCCGCCGGATACGGCCTTGTGCGGTTTACCGTGCCCATGCTGGGCGAGTACATTCGCGATCGCATTTTATGGCACGAGTAA
- a CDS encoding GNAT family N-acetyltransferase, producing MVIHTERLTLRPWRETDAASLFAYASDPDVGPAAGWPPHRSIEESREIIRTVFAAPHTFAVCLAATDEPVGSIGLMPSLCESNRRDDGLELEVGYWIAKPFWGRGFAPEAVRAMQRYAFETLGCKALWCGYYEGNDKSLRVQQKCGFAPHHVERDMPCELMGDVRTECFTYLTCEDWRRRAQCE from the coding sequence ATGGTGATTCATACCGAGCGTTTGACGCTTCGTCCGTGGCGCGAGACGGATGCGGCGAGCCTGTTTGCATATGCGAGCGATCCGGACGTGGGGCCGGCTGCGGGTTGGCCGCCCCATCGAAGCATTGAGGAGAGCAGGGAGATCATTCGGACAGTCTTTGCGGCACCCCATACCTTTGCCGTTTGCCTGGCTGCGACAGATGAGCCCGTGGGTAGTATCGGACTCATGCCATCTCTCTGCGAGTCAAACCGTCGAGATGACGGTCTCGAACTCGAAGTGGGCTATTGGATCGCCAAGCCATTCTGGGGCCGAGGCTTTGCTCCCGAGGCAGTGCGAGCCATGCAGCGTTATGCGTTCGAAACGCTTGGCTGTAAGGCGCTTTGGTGCGGATACTATGAGGGCAATGACAAGTCGTTACGCGTTCAGCAAAAGTGTGGATTCGCGCCGCATCACGTTGAGCGCGATATGCCCTGCGAGCTTATGGGCGATGTGCGTACCGAGTGCTTTACGTATTTGACCTGCGAAGACTGGCGCAGGCGAGCACAGTGCGAGTAA
- a CDS encoding excinuclease ABC subunit A: MTVSQQPSAIEVRGARVHNLKDIDIDIPLGRLVGIAGVSGSGKSSLALGVLYAEGSRRYLEALSTYTRRRLTQAEHAQVDEVLHVPAALALHQRPSVPGVRSTFGTMTELNNSLRLLFSRCAHHVCPHCGARVEPSLNVAAGLSLACPACGREFYAPSAEDLAFNSGGACPTCGGTGVMREVDEASLVPDESKTINEGAVLPWGTLMWDLMKQVAGEMGVRTDVPFNQLTPQERDIVFHGPAVKKHILYVPKNGEGATPLDFTYYNAVYTVENALAKVKDDKGLKRVARFLREGACRDCGGTRLSEAARQPQVRGINLAQAAAMTLGEAIEWVRGVPASLPTEMQPMAVDICGSFLSTARRLVDLGLDYLSLDRAGATLSTGERQRVQLARVVRNRSTGVLYVLDEPSIGLHPANVDGLVGVMRDLVDDGNTVVVVDHDTRVLAEADYLVEMGPVAGAGGGNVIAAGTVDEVEQSQGSRIAPFLRADPKRLRPQVADDEMFDQGHIRMATDTIHTVKPLEVDIPRGRLVAVTGVSGSGKTTLVLETLIPALKAQAAGERLPGHVRWIDAEGIARANLIDATPIGANVRSTVATYADIHDELRRAFARTPEAKAAGYKAGAFSYNTGALRCPTCDGTGSISLDVQFLPDVEIVCPTCRGSRYADAASHIHREGKDGSLLTLPQLMDMSVDEALDATLGLKKVQTRLQTLHDLGLGYLTLGEPTPALSGGEAQRLKLASEMGRVQDDAVFVFDEPTIGLHPLDVQVLLSVFDGLVAKGATVVVIEHDLDLIRNADYVIDMGPGGGDAGGQIVCAGTPSDIAACSKSITGRYL, translated from the coding sequence ATGACGGTGTCGCAACAACCAAGTGCTATCGAGGTGCGCGGTGCACGTGTCCACAACCTCAAGGACATCGATATCGATATTCCGCTGGGAAGGCTCGTGGGCATTGCCGGCGTGTCGGGCTCGGGCAAGAGTTCGCTGGCGCTGGGAGTTCTTTATGCCGAGGGCTCGCGCCGCTATCTAGAGGCGCTCAGCACCTATACCCGTCGCCGTCTGACGCAGGCCGAGCATGCCCAGGTGGATGAAGTGCTGCATGTGCCGGCGGCGCTCGCATTGCATCAGCGCCCCAGCGTACCGGGTGTGCGCTCGACCTTTGGCACCATGACCGAGCTCAACAACAGCCTGCGTCTGCTCTTTAGCCGCTGCGCCCATCACGTGTGCCCGCACTGCGGGGCGCGTGTGGAGCCGAGCCTTAATGTGGCTGCAGGCCTGTCGCTCGCATGTCCCGCATGCGGCCGCGAGTTCTACGCCCCGAGCGCCGAGGACCTTGCCTTTAACAGCGGCGGTGCGTGTCCCACCTGCGGCGGCACCGGTGTCATGCGCGAGGTGGACGAAGCGAGCCTGGTGCCCGACGAGTCAAAGACTATCAACGAGGGCGCAGTGCTTCCCTGGGGCACGCTCATGTGGGACCTGATGAAGCAGGTGGCCGGCGAGATGGGCGTGCGCACCGACGTGCCGTTTAACCAGCTCACGCCTCAAGAGCGCGACATCGTGTTCCATGGTCCGGCGGTTAAGAAGCACATTCTCTACGTTCCCAAAAACGGCGAGGGCGCCACGCCGCTCGACTTCACCTATTACAACGCCGTCTATACCGTTGAGAATGCGCTCGCCAAAGTTAAGGACGATAAGGGCTTAAAACGCGTTGCGCGCTTTTTGCGCGAGGGAGCATGCCGCGATTGCGGCGGCACGCGTCTCTCCGAGGCTGCGCGCCAGCCCCAGGTGCGCGGTATCAATTTGGCGCAGGCGGCTGCCATGACGTTGGGCGAGGCGATTGAGTGGGTGCGCGGCGTGCCCGCATCCTTGCCGACCGAGATGCAGCCCATGGCAGTGGATATCTGCGGTTCGTTTTTGAGCACGGCTCGTCGCCTGGTCGACCTGGGGCTCGATTACCTTTCGCTCGATCGCGCCGGCGCCACGCTCTCCACAGGTGAGCGCCAGCGCGTGCAACTCGCCCGCGTGGTGCGCAACCGGTCGACAGGTGTGCTCTATGTGCTGGACGAGCCCTCGATCGGCTTGCATCCTGCCAATGTCGACGGCTTGGTGGGCGTAATGCGCGATCTGGTGGATGACGGCAACACCGTGGTCGTTGTCGACCACGATACGCGCGTACTGGCGGAAGCCGATTATCTGGTCGAGATGGGCCCCGTTGCCGGAGCGGGCGGCGGTAATGTGATCGCCGCCGGTACGGTGGATGAGGTCGAGCAATCGCAGGGTAGCCGCATCGCACCGTTTTTGCGCGCAGACCCCAAGCGCTTGCGGCCGCAGGTGGCTGACGACGAAATGTTCGACCAGGGCCATATCCGCATGGCGACCGATACCATCCATACCGTCAAACCGCTCGAAGTCGATATCCCGCGCGGTCGCTTGGTCGCGGTGACGGGCGTTTCGGGTTCGGGTAAGACGACGTTGGTGCTCGAGACACTCATTCCGGCGCTCAAGGCGCAGGCAGCTGGCGAGCGCCTGCCGGGGCACGTGCGTTGGATCGATGCCGAGGGCATCGCGCGCGCCAACCTGATTGATGCCACGCCCATCGGCGCCAACGTGCGCTCGACGGTGGCAACCTATGCCGACATCCATGATGAGCTGCGCCGCGCCTTTGCCCGTACGCCCGAGGCTAAGGCGGCGGGATACAAGGCGGGCGCCTTTAGCTACAACACCGGTGCCTTGCGCTGCCCTACGTGCGACGGCACGGGCTCGATATCGCTCGACGTGCAGTTTTTGCCCGATGTTGAGATCGTCTGTCCCACATGCCGCGGCTCTCGCTATGCAGACGCGGCTTCGCATATCCATCGCGAGGGCAAGGACGGGAGCCTACTTACGTTGCCGCAGCTCATGGACATGAGTGTGGACGAGGCCCTCGACGCCACACTGGGACTCAAGAAGGTCCAGACGCGCTTGCAGACCTTGCACGACCTGGGCTTGGGCTATCTCACACTTGGTGAGCCCACGCCGGCGCTTTCGGGCGGCGAGGCACAGCGTCTTAAGCTCGCGAGCGAGATGGGTCGTGTGCAGGATGATGCCGTGTTTGTGTTTGACGAGCCCACGATTGGTCTGCATCCGCTCGATGTTCAGGTACTGCTGAGTGTGTTCGACGGCCTTGTTGCCAAGGGCGCCACGGTTGTCGTGATCGAACACGATCTCGACCTTATCCGTAACGCCGATTATGTGATCGACATGGGCCCGGGCGGTGGCGACGCCGGCGGGCAAATCGTCTGCGCCGGCACGCCGAGCGACATCGCGGCCTGCTCCAAGAGCATCACCGGCCGCTACCTATAA
- a CDS encoding tRNA (cytidine(34)-2'-O)-methyltransferase, with translation MFNIVLYAPEIPANTGNIGRTCVVTGAHLHLVEPLGFSLDDKTIRRAGLGYWQNLDVTTYAGWEDFLARNGLSPADERLHLLTKKARRTYAQSTYRDGDFLVFGSESSGIPEPLLAAAPERCERIPMLRDCDSLDNAEAWEAHEESLGHTEDSHEAILRQDICGNFVDPDDYRISALNLSNSAAIVLYEALRQTGFPGM, from the coding sequence ATGTTCAACATTGTGCTGTATGCGCCCGAGATTCCGGCCAATACGGGCAATATCGGCCGTACCTGCGTGGTCACCGGCGCCCATCTGCATCTGGTGGAGCCACTGGGCTTTTCGCTCGACGACAAGACGATACGTCGCGCCGGCCTGGGCTACTGGCAGAATTTGGACGTGACGACCTATGCCGGCTGGGAGGATTTCCTTGCGCGCAACGGTCTCTCCCCCGCCGACGAGCGCCTGCATCTGCTGACCAAAAAGGCGCGCCGCACCTATGCGCAAAGTACCTACCGCGACGGTGACTTTTTGGTCTTTGGCAGCGAGAGCTCGGGGATTCCCGAGCCACTGCTTGCCGCGGCGCCCGAGCGCTGCGAGCGCATCCCGATGCTGCGCGATTGCGACTCACTCGATAACGCCGAGGCTTGGGAAGCCCACGAGGAATCGTTGGGGCATACCGAAGACAGCCACGAGGCCATCCTTCGGCAGGATATCTGCGGCAACTTCGTCGACCCGGACGACTACCGCATCAGCGCACTCAACCTCTCCAACAGCGCCGCCATCGTCCTCTACGAAGCCCTGCGCCAAACAGGCTTTCCGGGAATGTGA
- a CDS encoding GTP-binding protein: MPNKPVKIIMLTGYLGAGKTTLLNHILANDGGIRAAVIVNDIGEINVDASLIADGGLSETDDLIPLTNGCICCTLSDDLANQLQGIADSGNFDYIIIEASGICEPIPIAYTISSFCDEAKVGGEPKLALDNIVAVVDCARMYDEFNGGRDLLAEDIDEDDIESLLIQQIEFCSTLILNKTDTVTPEQIAELKAIVRSLQKDAVIVEAQNGEVPMEELLDTDRFDFMRAYNSAAWIEAMEHPEEHDDPEVLEYDIETFVYSRRKPFDLQKFTDFVEQEWPDEVIRVKGPLWQASNPDMCYMFEQAGHQMRLMENGLFVDSAPEGEKQKIIDENPEIMQIWNDETGDRMTSLCIIGRHMDKDALIASLDACLTDWHRA; the protein is encoded by the coding sequence ATGCCCAACAAACCCGTGAAAATCATCATGCTTACCGGATACCTCGGTGCCGGCAAGACCACACTGCTCAACCACATCCTCGCTAACGACGGCGGCATCCGCGCCGCCGTGATCGTCAACGATATCGGCGAGATCAACGTCGACGCCAGCCTCATCGCCGACGGCGGCCTTTCCGAGACCGATGACCTCATCCCGCTCACCAACGGCTGCATCTGCTGCACGCTTTCGGACGACCTTGCCAACCAGCTGCAGGGCATCGCCGATTCGGGCAACTTCGACTACATCATCATCGAGGCCTCGGGCATTTGCGAGCCCATCCCCATCGCCTACACCATCTCGAGCTTCTGCGACGAGGCCAAGGTGGGCGGCGAGCCCAAACTCGCGCTCGACAACATCGTGGCCGTGGTCGACTGCGCCCGCATGTACGACGAGTTCAACGGCGGTCGCGACCTGCTGGCCGAGGATATCGACGAGGACGACATCGAGAGCCTGCTCATCCAGCAGATCGAGTTCTGCTCCACGCTGATCCTCAACAAGACCGACACCGTGACGCCTGAGCAGATTGCCGAGCTCAAGGCCATCGTGCGCAGCCTGCAGAAAGACGCCGTAATTGTCGAGGCCCAAAACGGCGAGGTCCCCATGGAGGAGCTGCTCGATACCGACCGCTTCGACTTTATGCGCGCCTACAACTCCGCCGCCTGGATCGAGGCCATGGAGCATCCCGAGGAGCACGACGACCCCGAGGTGCTCGAGTACGACATCGAGACCTTTGTGTACTCACGCCGCAAGCCGTTTGACCTGCAGAAGTTCACCGATTTTGTTGAGCAGGAGTGGCCCGACGAGGTCATCCGCGTCAAGGGCCCGCTGTGGCAGGCCAGCAATCCGGACATGTGCTACATGTTTGAGCAGGCCGGCCACCAGATGCGCCTGATGGAGAACGGTCTGTTCGTTGACTCCGCGCCCGAGGGCGAGAAGCAGAAGATCATCGACGAGAACCCCGAGATCATGCAGATTTGGAACGACGAGACGGGCGACCGCATGACGAGCCTGTGCATCATCGGCCGTCACATGGACAAGGATGCGCTCATCGCCTCCCTCGATGCCTGCCTGACCGACTGGCACCGCGCCTAG
- a CDS encoding arsenate reductase family protein, which produces MNVQIFGTKKSFDTKKAQRYFKERRIKVQFIDLKEKEMSKGELTSVMQAVGGIDKLLNPKAKDEETLALIQHLTPSQRFDKLLENQQVLAEPIVRNGKKATVGYCPDVWGAWE; this is translated from the coding sequence ATGAACGTGCAAATCTTCGGGACTAAGAAGTCGTTCGATACCAAGAAGGCGCAGCGTTATTTTAAGGAGCGCCGCATTAAGGTGCAGTTTATCGACCTTAAGGAAAAGGAGATGAGCAAGGGCGAGCTCACGAGCGTGATGCAGGCGGTCGGCGGCATCGACAAGCTGCTCAACCCCAAAGCCAAGGACGAGGAGACGCTCGCGCTCATCCAGCACCTCACCCCTAGCCAGCGCTTCGACAAGCTGCTCGAGAACCAGCAGGTTCTAGCCGAGCCCATCGTGCGCAATGGCAAAAAGGCCACTGTCGGCTATTGCCCCGACGTGTGGGGAGCCTGGGAGTAG
- a CDS encoding flavodoxin family protein → MKVLLVNGSPKANGNTARALAEVAEQLHAEGIDTEVFQLGAKPIRDCIGCGQCGKLDCRCTFDDDVVNELIVAAEQADGFVFGSPVYYAHPSGRILSALDRAFYAGSKAFAHKPGAAVAVARRGGTSTTFDVLNKYFTINQMPVVASTYWNNVFGAMPGEADGDAEGLATMRNIGKNMAWLLRCIEAGQVAGIEAPEADRARTNFIR, encoded by the coding sequence ATGAAGGTTCTTTTGGTCAATGGCAGCCCCAAGGCAAACGGCAACACCGCCCGCGCGCTCGCCGAGGTCGCCGAGCAATTGCATGCCGAGGGCATCGATACCGAGGTGTTCCAGCTGGGCGCCAAGCCCATTCGCGACTGCATTGGCTGTGGCCAGTGCGGCAAGCTCGATTGCCGCTGCACCTTTGACGACGACGTGGTGAACGAGCTGATCGTTGCCGCCGAGCAGGCAGATGGCTTTGTCTTTGGCTCACCCGTCTACTATGCGCACCCCAGCGGACGCATCCTTTCGGCCCTCGACCGCGCCTTCTATGCTGGCAGCAAGGCCTTTGCGCACAAGCCGGGTGCCGCGGTCGCCGTCGCCCGTCGCGGCGGCACGTCGACCACCTTCGATGTACTCAATAAATACTTCACCATCAACCAGATGCCCGTGGTCGCCTCCACCTATTGGAACAACGTCTTTGGCGCCATGCCGGGCGAGGCCGATGGAGATGCCGAGGGTCTGGCCACCATGCGAAATATCGGCAAAAACATGGCCTGGCTCCTGCGTTGCATCGAGGCAGGACAGGTCGCCGGCATCGAAGCCCCCGAAGCCGATCGCGCCAGGACCAACTTCATTCGTTAG
- a CDS encoding DUF3784 domain-containing protein: protein METEDAVCLMTSIALIVLSIQYRRGRWLCSIAGYDVTKRESEIDIRPYAKLISSVTLWMGLLFFLWAVEDWVRDWNTSVFEVLVLLLFSLASLSFVRLVRFVFMRR, encoded by the coding sequence ATGGAAACAGAGGATGCTGTTTGCTTGATGACTTCGATTGCCTTGATTGTCCTTTCAATCCAATACCGAAGAGGAAGATGGCTCTGCTCAATTGCTGGATATGATGTCACAAAAAGGGAGAGCGAGATTGATATACGCCCTTACGCAAAGCTGATTTCTTCTGTGACGTTATGGATGGGGCTGCTGTTTTTCTTGTGGGCGGTAGAGGACTGGGTACGCGATTGGAATACCAGCGTTTTTGAAGTTTTGGTTCTACTTCTGTTCAGCTTGGCCTCTTTGTCGTTCGTGCGGCTCGTTAGGTTTGTTTTTATGAGGCGATAG